The window GCGTTGCAGCTCCATGTCGAACGGATCTACGGCCGTGAAAGGGCCCTGTTCCGTATGATATCCCGTGCGAACTGGATCGCTTCCTTCGTGCTGAGAGGGTCGGCCATGCCCTTTCCTGCCAGGGAGAACCCCGTGCCGTGATCGGGAGACGTCCGTATGATCGGCAGACCGGCCGTCATGTTCACGCCGCCGCCGTGTGCGAGAAGCTTGAGCGGGATCAGCCCCTGATCATGATACATGGCAAGAATGCCGTCATAGGAAGCATAGGCACCGAAGGCGAAGAATCCATCGGCCGGGAACGGTCCTGTGGCATCGATCCCTTGTTGTCGTACCGAAGCGATCGCCGGTGCGATGACGTCGAGCTCTTCACGGCCGAACATGCCATGCTCTCCGGCATGAGGATTGAGACCAAGCACGGCGATCTTCGGATGGGTGATATTCCAGTCGGTCGTCAGCGATGTATGCAGCGCTTCGATGCGCATGTGGACGTTATCGTGCGTGATGAAGGAGCTTACCGCCGTCAGAGGTTCGTGGATGGTCACCAGGGCAACCCGCAGGTCGCGTGTACACAGGACCATCAACGGTGTGCCGCCCGTGCGTGCGGCCAGCATCTCCGTCTGACCGGGAAAGGTCCATCCCGCCTGCGTACAGGCTTCCTTGCTTACGGGTAACGTGACCATCGCTCCTGCACGGTCATCGATGCATTCACGAATGGACGTTTCGAGGGCAAGCAGGGCCGCTTTGCCGGTATCGGCTGCGATGGCGCCGGGTGTGATCGTCACCGGTGCATCGACGTTCAGGATGCCGATCGTCCGCCCATCGACATGCAGGCGCCCGTCGTCGACGTTGGCCGGTAGCGACATGACGTCGCAGCTGGCACCGATGCCGTCGACCGGGCCGACGAGGACGAGGTCGGAGACGTCCATACCTTGTACGGCTCCCACGAAGCATTCGAGGCCGATGCCGTTGAGATCTCCGCACGAGATCACGATGCGGGACCCGTCAGACACGTCCGGTGCGCCGCCGGCGCGTCTTGTAGAAATTCATCAGCAGGCCAACGATCGTCAGATTGATGATGAGTGCGGTCCCGCCCGAACTGAGGAAGGGCAGAGGGATACCCATGACGGGGAACAGGCCCACGGCCATGCCGATGTTGACGAGTGTATGGTACAGCAACATCGTCCCGAATCCGATGGCGATGACGCTGGCGAACTTCGTGCTCACCAGACTGGCGATCGTGATGCTTCGGATGATGATGGCCACCAGCAGGGCGATGACGATGACACCTCCGACGAAGCCGAACTCTTCCGTCGGTACGCTGAAGATGAAGTCGGTATACTGCTCGGGAATGTATCGCAACTGTGTCTGCGTCCCTTTCATGAAGCCCTTGCCCGTCACGCCACCGGAGCCGACGGCGAGGATGGACTGGATGACGTGATAACCGTCACCACGCGGATTGCGTTCGGGTTCGAAGAGGGTGACGAGGCGACCCTGCTGATAGGCGGGGAGCCTGTCGTAGACGGGTTCGACTGCCAGGCCGACGCCGATGAGGACGGCGACGGCGACGATGGTCAGGATGAGATTCCGGCGGAACAGGAAGGCCCCCAGGGTCACGACGGCAGCGACGATGCCGAACCAGAGCATGTTGTCGAACAGTACTCCGTAGAGTGCCGATGCACCGATGAAGGGCAGCATGCCGACGCAGTAGAGGAAGAACAGATCGCCACCGACCCATAGGTAGATTCCCAGCGACATGGCCAGGAATACCGTCGCGGAACCCGTGTCCGGTTGTCCCATGATGAGACCTACCGGAAGCAGGATCATGGCGAGGAGAATGGCCAGGTCACGTATCGTGCGTACGTCCGTACCCTTCTCCGTCATGTATCTGGCGATAGCCATTAGCGTCGTGAGCTTGGCTAACTCCGATGGCTGGAAGGTGAAGCTGCCGATCTGGATCCAGCACTGCTGACCATTGACGATCTTGCCGATACCGGGGACGAGAACGGCCCCGAGCATCAGGATACCTACGCCATAGGCAGGGTAGGCCAGTTCACGAAGCCAGCGCTCGGGAATGAAGAAGGCGACGAGCGCACCGACGACTCCGACTCCGGCGTAGATCAACTGCTTCTGGAAGAAGCTGCTGGCTCCGGAATCGTACGTGGCGCTATAAATGGAGATCAGGCCGAGTGCGAGCACGCCCGCGACGGCGAGGAGAAGACCCCAGTCGAGAAGGTCGTTCATCCGCCGCTGCAGAGCGACGTCGTCATCGTCGAGAAGAAAGGTCGACATGGTCGTCTTTTCGGAATCGGAATGGAAGGGTTATTCCCAGCGACGTCCGGTGATGCGCTCGAAGGCCTCGATATACTTGGCACGAGTTCCGCTCACCACGGCGTCGGGCACGGTCGGCGGGGGATACTGCTTGTTCCAGTCCGTTGTTTCCAGCCAATCGCGCAGGATCTGTTTGTCGAAGTTGTGTTGTGCCTCGCCAGGTACGTAGTCCGCTGCGAGCCAGTAACGTGACGAGTCGGGCGTCAGTGCCTCGTCGATGAGGATGACGGTGCCGTCGTCGAGCTGGCCGAATTCGAACTTCGTATCCGCCAGGATCAGGCCCTTGGCGGCGACGTCCGTAGCTGCAGCGTTGTACAGGGCGATGCTGATGTCGCGTACCTGACGGGCGATGTCCTCGCCCAGGATATCGCAAGCCTGTTCGAAGGCGATGTTCTCGTCATGACCTTCCTCTGCCTTCGTCGCAGGCGTGAAGATCGGCGTGGGCAGCTTCGACGATTCGCGCAGGCCACCGGGCAGCGGTATGCCGCATACGGTGGTATCGTTACGGTATTCCTTCCAGCCCGATCCGGCGAGATATCCCCGCACGACGCATTCCACGGGAAGCGGAGCGGTCTTGCGGACGATCATCGTACGCCCCCGGAGCATGATCCGTTCGTCATCCGTGAGTCCATCCACGGTATCGACGTCCGTCGAAAGAAGATGGTGGGGAACGATGTGTCGGAGGGTGTCGAACCACCATGCGGAAATCTGCGTCAGCAGTGCACCCTTGTCCGGAATGGTCTCGTTCATCACGACGTCGAAGGCGGAAATCCTGTCCGTCGCCACCATCATGAGACGGTCGCCGAGATCATAGACGTCGCGTACCTTGCCGCGACGGAACAGCGGATAGCGGCCTATGGCCGTGGTGTGTACTGCAGGCATGGAATCGGAAGAGTAATGGAAGGACAAAACTACGGAACCCGCAGCTAGGGCAGGCAGAGAAGAGGCAGGATATCCCGGTCGGTTTTCAACAGGTAGAGTCCTGGCGGGACGTCGGGCATGAGCGGAACGGTGCCGTCCGTGAATCGGTGGATGATCCGGCCGTCCGAGGCGTGCAGAATGCCGCCGGTATCCGGTTCGTCGGACCGGGACAACGCGTCGCCCGGACGGACGATGCGTCCACGGCCGGTGGCGGTGACGGAAGGTCCTTCTCCCTCGATGCTCGTGCTGGGATAGGCATAACGCTGTATCATGAGAGCGGTATCCGGGGAGCGCGTCGTGGCGGACAGAAGGAAGCCCGTCCTGCTGCGGGAAACGTCGGCGACCTGGGACCATATGGGCGACCCAAGGACCTTTCCCCATATCAGACGTCCGTTCGTGTCGATGGCTGCCACGAAGCCGTTACGCAGCGTGGCTGCCTTCGCTACGAGGTCGGGCCGGCGGCTGATGGTGTCGAACAGGAGCGATCGTTCGAAGCGTCCACCCACGAGAAGCGTGCTGTCGTCCAGTGGGGTCATGGTCGTCGCCAGGGAATTCGGTCCTCCGCATGTATACCTGATGCGGTTGAACTGTTGCCCGGACCGCGGTGTACGGTACCAGGCGATCGTCAGTTCATCACCCGGATTGCATGTCTTCGTCTCCGTCGCCACATGATAGGCGATGTCGCCGATCATCGTGCCGGTCACGACCTGGCCGTTGCAGAAGGGAAGCGGCCGGGAATCCATGACGTTGCCGGTCGGATCGTACGTGCGCAGGAACGGTCCATCCTCTCCCACGAGCGTCGCCGCCATGATCGAAGGGGTCCGTCTGAACAACGGACGTGTTTCGGCTTCCTCGTCCACGACGCTGATCCATTCTACGGCGCCGTCCGAAGTCAGCGAATAGAGGAAGGGGGTGACGAAGCCGTTGACGACGTCGAAGAAGGACGTGCCCAATCTCGTGCGTGTGGTGAAGGTGCCGAGGACGATGATGCGTCCGGTTTCATCGACGACGATCGATTCCGGAATGTCGACAAGGTCGGCTCCGTCGTTTCTCGCCCATCCCGGCGTGCCGTCGGGATGGAAGGTCGCGATGAGGATGTCGGCATTGCCTCGGCCGGAGAACGTCACGTTGCCTGCGCGATAGGTCGGAATGTCCTGGCTCCCGCTGCCGCACAGTGCGGCGATCGCAATCCCGCCCGTGGGCAGAGCGGAGAGTGCCGTGACGGAGTCCTCGGCCGGTCCTCCGACGTTCTGCAGCCACAAGGGGGCGAGCTTGCGCGTCAGGGCGAGTATGAAGCCATCGCGTCCCCCGTGGGAGTCGAGGGACAGCGCACCACATGAAATGCGACCGGTGAAGGTGCCTGCCACGTAGACTACGTCGGATGTCCTGTCTTCCACGACATGGACGATCGCAGCCGTGTCGATGCCGCCACTCAGGGCGGCGGTGTATGTCAGTACGGGTTCTTCACGCGCCGAAAGATCGGTGACGCACCAGCAAAGGATGATGATCCATATGTGGCGTATCGCCCTCATTCAAGGCCAAGGGAAGAGCGTCCTTGCGGCAGGATGAGGATGGCAAGGATGATCAGGACGAGAGAGCCGAACACCATGAGCGTCGTATTGCGCACGGCGATCTGGGGCGGTGCCTGACGCCAGCGGGCGGTCATATGCACCATGCTCATGGCGACGAGCATCATGAAGGCGTGCTCAAGTCGATAGCGGAGGCCATCTCCGAAGTCGCCCCAGCGCATGGCGAGCTGCGTCATTCCGATGAGAACCTGGATGGTGACGACCAGACCATAGATGCGTACCAGGATCGAATCGGCCTTTCCGAGTCCCTTGCCAGAGAAGAGGGAGATGGCGAGCTTGATCGTCGTGATGACGGCGAGTCCGATGACCAGCCATCGCATGTGCTGGTGAGCGAGAATGATGGTTTCCATGGCCCTCGTTCTGTCGATGTAGGTGGAAGATGCCAGGCAAGATACGACGTTGGGAAACGATAGATTTGCGCCCATGATCCCTCTTGCGCGACGCGTCATACTCGCAGCGGTACTCGGTCTTGCATCGTTCACGAACGGAATGGCCCAGGATTCCACCCGGACCTATTTCTACAAACCGCTGAACTACGGCAGTATGAGCATGTTCACGCCATGGAACGTCATCATCAACGGAAGTCACGACATTCTCCAGCTCGATCGCCAGGAGCGCCGTTTCGACTACATATCCTATGGTCCGGGTCTGGAGGGTGTCTGGCGCAACCTGCTTGCACCAGGTCCAGCCATTTCGAAGTACGGTTGGTGGAAGTTCATCAGTACCGAGCTGCTGCCGCTGAACCTCACGAAGGAAGGCGGGCAATGGCTGCCGAACTATCAGTTGCACCTGATCGGCGGCGGTATGACGTACAGGATGCTCAGCGAATGGTACGAATATCAGGGCGTGGCCGCGCCCGATATCTGGGCCGGCGGTACGATCGCCGTCTATCACGTTCTGAACGAGGCCGTCGAGAATGGACGTCATCGCGGCTACAACACCGATCTCCTGGCCGATCTTCTCGTCTTTGACTGGCTCGGCGTCGTGCTGTTCAGCAACGACGACGTGGCGGGCTTCTTCAGTGAAACGCTGCATATGACGGACTGGTCGAACCTGCCTGTCGTGACCTTCCCCGCGGGGGAGCTTTCCAGTAATGGCCTGTACTACGCGCTCAAGTGGAACATTCCCGGACTCGAACGATGGAGTGCCTTCTATCTGATGGGGATGAGCAACATGGGCGGAGCATCCTATCGATTCGACGATGAACACAGCGTCACGCTTGCGGGTGGACTTCGGGGCAAGTACCTCTACGATCTCGACACCAACGTCAATCTCAAGACGCTCGAGCTCGTGCCGACCGGGGGAGTATACTGGGATCGTAACAACTCGCTCATGGCTTCGCTGACGGCAAGTGGTCAGGAAAGCCAGAGTGTCATCCTCAATGTCTATCCGGGCATCGTCGAGATCGCCGGTGTCTCTCCCGCCTTCTGGGCGGCATGGGGAACGACGGGCGGATGGGGCGTCGGAGTCGCCGTACGGAGTGGTATAGGAGTGGGGTGGAAGTAGGAGGCCGTCACCGCGGTCCATGCCTCTCGTTCCGATACAGAGGCACCATCGTCATGCACGGTTCCCGTCGATGGTACCGATGGCCTAGTCCGATTCACCTATGCAGGATGTATGTGGTGCGGTGCACTGCGCTCGATGGTGGAGCGGCCATACCGATGGACGTGTCGATGATCAGGCCAGCACGCCGAACAACGTGGCCGCATTCCCACGTTCGATGACGACGTCGACGGTATCGCCGATGATATAGCCCCGTTGATCTTCGTGACGGAAGACGACCATCTTGTTGGTGTCGGTGCGCCCGCACCAGTCGGCTGCGTCGCGTTTCGAAGGGCCTTCGACGAGGACGCGTACGGTCGTTCCCGCCGCTCTCTGGTTGATGTCGTGGGCGATCTGGTTCTGCTGGTCGATGATGTCCGTAAGACGGCGATTCTTGACGTCGTGCGGAACGTCGTCGCCCATCTTCCATGCCTTCGTGTTCTCGCGCGGCGAGTAGGCGAACATGTAGGCTCCGTCGTAACCGACCTCACGCATCAACTGCATGGTGCGCTCATGATCATCTTCCGTCTCGGTGCAGAATCCGACGATGATGTCGGTCGACAGTGCACAGTGGGGCATGAGTTCCCTGATCTTGCGGATGCGCTCCATGTAATGTTCGACCGTATACGTTCTGTTCATGAGCTCCAGAACGCGATTCGAGCCGCTCTGTACCGGCAGATGGATGTACTTGCAGATGTTGTCGTGAGCGGCCATCGTCTCGATGAGCTTGTCGCTCATGTCCTGCGGATGCGATGTCGTATATCGTATGCGCACGTCGGGCACGGCCTGGGCGCATGCGGCAAGAAGGTCGGCGAAGTCATGACCGCTGGTCTCGTCGCGGTAGGAGTTGACGTTCTGACCGAGCAGCGTCACCTCCCTGAATCCATCGTCCCCAAGTTGCCGGAGTTCGTCCACCACACTCGCGAGGGCGCGGGAACGTTCCCGGCCTCGCGTGAAGGGTACGACGCAAAACGTACAGAACTTGTCGCATCCGCGCATGATGCTCACCCATGCCGAGATGCCTTCGGTGCGCAGGGGAACGACGTCGTCATAGGTTTCCACACGCGACAGCTTGACGGCGATGCCCTTGTTCCCGGATGATGCCGTGTCGACGAGCTCAGGGACGCGACGATATTCATCGGGTCCGACCACGATGTCGACCAGTTCCTTTTCGAGCAACTGGCCGCGCAGGCGTTCCGCCATACAGCCGAGTACCCCTACGACGAGTTCCCTGTTCTGCTTCTTGAAGTATTTGAGCGTGTTGAGCCGCTCGTGGATCTTGCGTTCCGCATTGTCGCGAATGGCACAGGTATTCAGCAGGATGACGTCGGCATCGTCGGGTTTGTCCGTGTTCTCGTAGCCACTACCACGCAGCACGCCCATTACGATCTCGGAATCGCTGGCGTTCATCTGGCATCCATACGTTTCCACATAGACCTTGCGTCCGTTCGACGAGCTCGGATCGGAAGCAGGCAGGCGGACGTCGTCCAGTACGGGAAGATCGAATGTGGTCGACATGCTGTAAGTCCATGACTAGGCAAAGGGATACCAATTTAACGAAAAAGCGCCGTCGGCGGGGTCTGATCGTGGGGCGATCCGCGGGGTTTCATCGATCCGGAGCCGGAATCGATCATCGATATCTGTCCACGTGCGTGAAAGGGTGCGCGGACAACGATGCCATGTATCGGCAGGGATGTTCCGTGACGGTCGACATGGAATATCCCTGTCGATAGCGACCGTTACAACCCTTGCAGTTTCGAGCCGAGGTAGTGGGGGAGCATGGCCCGCCACGTCGGCCAGTCATGCGTCCATTCGTATCCCCAGAGATCGATCTCGTGAGGGATGCTCTTCATCGACAGCACGCGGCCGATATCGAGCGATGCCTGGGGATCTTCGTATGCTCCACGGCCGGAGACGAAGTAGATGTGGTGCTTCGAGCGCAGGATGTTCAGCCAGTAGTCGTCGTGGAGATTGGGGAGGTAGTCGACAGGTGAGTTGAAATAGCAGTCTTCGTCGAAGTATCCCTTGCTGTATGACTTCAGGTCGTAGATGCCGCTCATGGCAAGGACGCCGTCGAAGACGTCCGGACGGCGGAAGAACGTGTTGGCTGCATGGAAGGCGCCCAGCGACACACCTGACGTCACGATGGGCACTTCTCCATCGCAGTCGCGATAGATGAAGGGAACGACCTCGTCCACGACATACTGGTTGTAGTGCTGATGCCGCACGACCTTCTCACGTCCGTGCATGTGATCGTTCAGCCAGCTTTCGCTGTTGATGCTGTTGATCGAATAGACCTTGATCTTTCCCGCTTCGATGAAGGGCCGGATGGCTTCGATGAGATGGAAGCGTTCATATTCCAGGAAGTCGGCCGCCGCACTTGGGAACATCAGTAGCGCCGGCCCATAGTGGCCGTAGGCCACGATTTCCATGTCCTTGCCGAGATTAGGGCTCCACCAGGTGGTGATGGTACGATGCATGACAGCTCCGTGCAGAACGTTCGAAAGCCATTGGGAATAACCGGACGTCGACAGGCGAAGATAGAGACATCACTCGAACAGAGGAGACGACGGAAGACGTTCGTCGCAGAAGAACAGGAGGGAACCGTCGTGTACGGTGATGGAGACGGCCTCGGCGACGGTGCGGTTGCGGGCCCCTTCCCTGTCTCCCAATGCGAGGCTTTCTTCGGTCAGTTCCCACAGGAGACCGCTCGTGGTGAGGTGCGACGACGGTTGGGGGATGAGGGATACCAGCTCGTCCGGCTTCGCCATGAACCGGAAGGACGTATAGACCGGAATCGCATAGCGTCCGCGTTCATATGCGCAGAGCGACATCGTCCGGCCGTATCGCATGAGTACGCTCCAGTTGTTGAGCGTGTGTTCGAGATTCCCGCCATGCATGCCGGTGACGAGGATGCGCGACCATAGCTGCGTCTGTGCGAAGCGGAGGCACTTCTCGAAGTCATTGCTATCCTGATCGGGTTCGACGATGAATTCCGTCAATCCGTCGATCGCCCTGATGGTGTCGGCATCGAGGGAGTCGAGGTCGCCGACGGTGAACTCGGGAATGACATCGATGGCAGCGAGGCCTGCAGCCGTGCCGTCGGCGGCGATCAGCGGAATGTCGGCAAGCAGTTCGAAGATGGTCCGCGGGGGAATGTCCCCGTTGAGGCAGATGACGGCGTCGAAGTTGAGATCGCCGAACGATAGGATGGGATGGTCCATCATGTGCGTTCCCATGTGTCGTAGATACGTTCGATGGCCTCTATGCCATCCGTCAGGACGGCCGGGCCGGGCTGGAGGATGATGGCGGAGTGGATGTCGTACATCTGCCCGCTCACGGCAGGGCGGAAAGCGTCCCAGCCGGGCCGTGCACGCACGCGTTCCGGTCTGAACATCTTGCCGCACCATGAAGCGATCATGATGTCGGGATCACGCCGTACCGGTTCGAGCGGGTCCGCAAGGATTCGTTCCTTCGCTCCCTGGTGGATCCTGTTCTCGGCGAAGACGTCGATGCCACCGCAGAGTTCGATGAGCTCGCTCACCCATGCGATGCCGGTGATCAGCGGATCGTACCATTCCTCGAAGTAGACGCGCGGATGGCGCGTACGTTGTTTTCCGCGGTCGGCGGCGGCGTCCACATGCTCCTTCAGCGTGGCCGCATAGGCTTCAGCCGCATCCGCCATGCCGACGAACGCTCCCAGGCGGGCGATCATCGAGAGGATGCCGCCCACGGTACGGTGGTTGAAGCAAAGGACTTCCACACCCCGGCGTATCAGTTCGGCGCACATGTCGGCCTGGAGGTCGGACCACGCGATCACGACGTCCGGTTCCAGCGCCATGATCTCGTCGAATCGCGCATCGAGATAGGTGGAGACGAGGGGCTTCTCCTTGCGGGCGCGGGGGGGACGCACCACGAAACCCGAAATGCCGACGATGAGATCTTCGGCATGCAGGGCATACAGGGTCTCGACGGTCTCTTCCGTGAGACAGACGATGCGGCGCGGAAACATGGTCATGGCGGTCAGGGTCTCGACGGAGGTCGTACCGTCGTTCCTCTCGGAACGAGCAGCATGTGCCGCCTGTCGTTCTTGACGCACTGGTTGTAGAACGTCTTGTACGACGTGTATTCTTCCGGCATGACGTAATTGCGCTTGAATACCGTACGGCGGTTGAGCACGAGGTCGGAACCACGCAGATCGTTCCTGACGTCGTACTCGGCGGCGTCATGGATGAAGCTGTTCACGGGCTTGAGTCCGGACGGAGTGTATCCTTTGGGAAGACGGATAGTGATGCGCTCGGCTACCGTATCCTGATAGTTCGAGAATTCGTAGGGATACTCCCTCTTCTCGTAGGACAATGCACCGTCGGGATGGAACTCACCGAACCAGGGGACACGGAAGAAGAGGAAGTCTCCTGCCTCCGTCACATAGGTCGGTGCCAGGTAGGTCAACGTATACGTAAGGTTCTGCGTAAGCGAATCGAGGTTGCGGATGTCGAAGGCTTCGAGGGAGACGTCGGGATAGTCCTGGGCGAGCATTTCGACGATCTGCTTTTCCTGCTCGCGGCGGCTCTTGCCCTTCCATGCGGAACGGTAGAGCTGCGTGCGCGCACCCGTGTGCGTGAAGGTCTGCGTGAAATGCGCCGAGCCGTCGTCCAGAAGATTCATCGCCGTCGTGACCTGGATATTGTTCGCCGGGAAGTCGCTCTTGCCGAGACGGAACGGCTCGGCTTCACCGGGCTTGATCATGAGGGCCAGGCCGTCGACGTCGCCGAACGGCAGGCTGCCGACGGGGATGTTGTCGGCGGTGAGGTCCATGTACATGAGACCCTTCTTCGACATGATGGCCACGATGCAGTGGTCGAAGGGAATCGACGGCAGTGGCGTCCTGAAGAGCGGGGACGTGTTGGTTCTCAGCAGGACGTGATAGGCCTCGATGTTGCGTTCGGCGAGCATGGCGATGCACAACGTCGCGACGTCCTTGCAGTCGCCGATACGCGTAACCAGGACGTCCCGTGCTTTCTGCGGGACGATGCCGCTCTGACGGAAAGGAACGCTGCTGTACCGTATCTCGGACGTGATGTACTGGTAGACGGCCTTGATGACGTCGGCTTCGGAAGCGTCCTTCGGGAGCAGGTCCTTCATCAGCGAAGCGATCTCGTACGAGGAGCGCGTCTTCGTCCGAGCGATATCGTAGTACCAGCTTATCAGGTCGCGCCAGGAATCCACGGACGATACCTGAAGCTGCTTGCCGATGCTGCCGTAGTCGGGCATGCCTTCTTCGTATTCGATGGCGGGTTCGTTCCTGTTCGTCCACGTATACAGCGTGCCGAAGGGTGTCGGAGTGATGCGTGGATCCGATGACCAGTTGTCGGTCTGCCATTTGAACGACGTGCCGACGGGTACGAGGATGCTGTATCGCGAGAGAAGGACGGGATAGAAAGCGTTGAAGTCGTAGGAATCCCAGAAATACTTCGCGAGGCGCCCGCTGCGCGATTCCCTCGACCGTGTACGGATGATGAGATAGTCTCCGGGCACGAGGCCCTTGAACACGAGCAGGCCGCTGTTGTGATCGGCAGGGATTTCACGACCGTCGGC of the Candidatus Kapaibacterium thiocyanatum genome contains:
- a CDS encoding 4-hydroxythreonine-4-phosphate dehydrogenase PdxA, which translates into the protein MSDGSRIVISCGDLNGIGLECFVGAVQGMDVSDLVLVGPVDGIGASCDVMSLPANVDDGRLHVDGRTIGILNVDAPVTITPGAIAADTGKAALLALETSIRECIDDRAGAMVTLPVSKEACTQAGWTFPGQTEMLAARTGGTPLMVLCTRDLRVALVTIHEPLTAVSSFITHDNVHMRIEALHTSLTTDWNITHPKIAVLGLNPHAGEHGMFGREELDVIAPAIASVRQQGIDATGPFPADGFFAFGAYASYDGILAMYHDQGLIPLKLLAHGGGVNMTAGLPIIRTSPDHGTGFSLAGKGMADPLSTKEAIQFARDIIRNRALSRP
- a CDS encoding phosphoribosylaminoimidazolesuccinocarboxamide synthase translates to MPAVHTTAIGRYPLFRRGKVRDVYDLGDRLMMVATDRISAFDVVMNETIPDKGALLTQISAWWFDTLRHIVPHHLLSTDVDTVDGLTDDERIMLRGRTMIVRKTAPLPVECVVRGYLAGSGWKEYRNDTTVCGIPLPGGLRESSKLPTPIFTPATKAEEGHDENIAFEQACDILGEDIARQVRDISIALYNAAATDVAAKGLILADTKFEFGQLDDGTVILIDEALTPDSSRYWLAADYVPGEAQHNFDKQILRDWLETTDWNKQYPPPTVPDAVVSGTRAKYIEAFERITGRRWE
- a CDS encoding tRNA (N6-isopentenyl adenosine(37)-C2)-methylthiotransferase MiaB, encoding MSTTFDLPVLDDVRLPASDPSSSNGRKVYVETYGCQMNASDSEIVMGVLRGSGYENTDKPDDADVILLNTCAIRDNAERKIHERLNTLKYFKKQNRELVVGVLGCMAERLRGQLLEKELVDIVVGPDEYRRVPELVDTASSGNKGIAVKLSRVETYDDVVPLRTEGISAWVSIMRGCDKFCTFCVVPFTRGRERSRALASVVDELRQLGDDGFREVTLLGQNVNSYRDETSGHDFADLLAACAQAVPDVRIRYTTSHPQDMSDKLIETMAAHDNICKYIHLPVQSGSNRVLELMNRTYTVEHYMERIRKIRELMPHCALSTDIIVGFCTETEDDHERTMQLMREVGYDGAYMFAYSPRENTKAWKMGDDVPHDVKNRRLTDIIDQQNQIAHDINQRAAGTTVRVLVEGPSKRDAADWCGRTDTNKMVVFRHEDQRGYIIGDTVDVVIERGNAATLFGVLA
- a CDS encoding esterase, with the protein product MHRTITTWWSPNLGKDMEIVAYGHYGPALLMFPSAAADFLEYERFHLIEAIRPFIEAGKIKVYSINSINSESWLNDHMHGREKVVRHQHYNQYVVDEVVPFIYRDCDGEVPIVTSGVSLGAFHAANTFFRRPDVFDGVLAMSGIYDLKSYSKGYFDEDCYFNSPVDYLPNLHDDYWLNILRSKHHIYFVSGRGAYEDPQASLDIGRVLSMKSIPHEIDLWGYEWTHDWPTWRAMLPHYLGSKLQGL
- a CDS encoding thiamine diphosphokinase encodes the protein MGTHMMDHPILSFGDLNFDAVICLNGDIPPRTIFELLADIPLIAADGTAAGLAAIDVIPEFTVGDLDSLDADTIRAIDGLTEFIVEPDQDSNDFEKCLRFAQTQLWSRILVTGMHGGNLEHTLNNWSVLMRYGRTMSLCAYERGRYAIPVYTSFRFMAKPDELVSLIPQPSSHLTTSGLLWELTEESLALGDREGARNRTVAEAVSITVHDGSLLFFCDERLPSSPLFE
- a CDS encoding cobalamin-binding protein, producing MFPRRIVCLTEETVETLYALHAEDLIVGISGFVVRPPRARKEKPLVSTYLDARFDEIMALEPDVVIAWSDLQADMCAELIRRGVEVLCFNHRTVGGILSMIARLGAFVGMADAAEAYAATLKEHVDAAADRGKQRTRHPRVYFEEWYDPLITGIAWVSELIELCGGIDVFAENRIHQGAKERILADPLEPVRRDPDIMIASWCGKMFRPERVRARPGWDAFRPAVSGQMYDIHSAIILQPGPAVLTDGIEAIERIYDTWERT